A DNA window from Xanthomonas campestris pv. campestris str. ATCC 33913 contains the following coding sequences:
- the pnuC gene encoding nicotinamide riboside transporter PnuC: protein MSLLESIAVVINLLGVWLTARRIRWCWPVGIVAVALYAWLFYQWKLYSDMLLQGVYVLTQLYGWWQWQRGTALETRIRPLPMPQRELWLSLGVGAGFAAALGAYMHHRTDAALPWLDAALASFSLVASVWAARRRIANWVLWIVLDCVYVGVFVSKALYPTALLYAGFVGLAVYGWHSWNAQRQRTPANAQ from the coding sequence ATGTCCTTGCTCGAATCCATCGCCGTTGTGATCAACCTGCTGGGCGTGTGGCTCACGGCGCGGCGCATTCGCTGGTGCTGGCCGGTGGGCATCGTGGCCGTGGCGCTCTACGCCTGGCTGTTCTACCAATGGAAGCTATATTCGGACATGTTGCTGCAGGGCGTGTACGTGCTGACGCAGTTATATGGGTGGTGGCAGTGGCAGCGCGGCACTGCGCTGGAGACGCGCATCCGCCCGCTGCCAATGCCGCAACGTGAGCTGTGGCTGTCGTTGGGTGTTGGCGCCGGCTTCGCTGCCGCGTTGGGCGCCTACATGCACCACCGCACCGATGCGGCGTTGCCGTGGCTGGACGCGGCGCTCGCCAGCTTCAGCCTGGTGGCCAGCGTGTGGGCCGCGCGCAGGCGCATCGCCAACTGGGTGCTGTGGATCGTGCTGGATTGCGTGTATGTGGGCGTGTTCGTCAGCAAGGCGCTGTACCCCACCGCCCTGCTCTACGCCGGCTTCGTGGGCCTTGCCGTGTACGGTTGGCACAGCTGGAATGCCCAACGGCAGCGCACCCCGGCAAACGCACAGTGA